A window of the Butyricimonas faecalis genome harbors these coding sequences:
- a CDS encoding TlpA family protein disulfide reductase, giving the protein MKKLILLSIILLGTFALKAQVIKGKFNDYHGETIKINIGGCDREALKIGSDGSFVFNPVIRYEGQKFTINMPDETRIPVLVGKGEEVRLEVSKDKDGKTIAKFSGDRTDINTYLFVHANQLSLKGVRGQKFATFKEYSASLDRLNKKLDQLLDKVKGDQDLVDEYRVEKNVDIISAKIGFGRDDEKLALADADYIKFMKSIDLNDSVTFRKDPRKASLGYTGIVARRISWEAKNRATAQDDPAKSLIKNLLILDELVSNQEIKNSVSHYYAVMFYMGGGNAHAREFVETFNKINTDPEHRAFVKSRPLPSKDNNLEAGSVAKDFEMRDRDGNLVKLSDFKGKLVYMDIWATWCGPCVEEIPNMEKLYQYYKNDPRILLVSVSVDSKKNLWEKKLNEDKPQWPQYIVDGTLKDKLYNEYMITGIPRFMMFDSEGKIITINALRPSNSKLIPFIEEQLAKPKEMKGPGGMKMIKLK; this is encoded by the coding sequence ATGAAAAAACTAATTTTATTAAGCATTATATTACTTGGAACATTTGCGCTGAAAGCACAGGTAATTAAAGGAAAATTTAATGATTATCATGGGGAAACAATAAAGATCAACATTGGAGGTTGTGATCGGGAAGCCCTTAAAATAGGAAGTGACGGATCGTTTGTATTCAACCCGGTGATCAGGTATGAAGGGCAAAAGTTTACTATAAATATGCCCGATGAAACTCGGATTCCGGTGTTAGTTGGTAAAGGAGAAGAGGTTCGCTTGGAGGTATCAAAAGACAAGGATGGGAAAACAATAGCTAAATTTTCCGGAGATAGAACGGATATTAATACCTATTTATTTGTTCACGCGAATCAATTATCATTAAAGGGTGTTAGAGGACAGAAATTTGCTACGTTTAAGGAATACTCGGCAAGTTTGGATCGCTTGAATAAAAAATTGGATCAATTACTGGATAAAGTTAAGGGAGATCAGGATCTTGTCGATGAATATCGGGTGGAAAAGAATGTGGACATCATTTCGGCTAAAATCGGATTTGGAAGAGATGATGAAAAACTGGCTCTTGCAGATGCCGATTACATAAAATTTATGAAGTCGATAGATCTGAATGATAGCGTAACCTTTAGAAAAGATCCTCGCAAAGCCTCGTTGGGTTATACGGGAATAGTAGCAAGAAGAATATCTTGGGAAGCAAAAAACAGGGCAACCGCTCAAGACGATCCCGCTAAATCTCTTATTAAAAATTTATTGATTCTTGACGAATTGGTGAGTAACCAGGAGATTAAAAATAGTGTTTCTCACTATTATGCCGTTATGTTTTATATGGGTGGGGGAAATGCTCACGCGAGAGAGTTTGTTGAGACTTTTAATAAAATAAATACAGATCCGGAACATCGTGCTTTTGTGAAATCAAGACCATTACCATCAAAGGATAATAATCTTGAAGCCGGATCCGTGGCTAAGGATTTTGAAATGCGTGATCGTGATGGTAATTTGGTGAAACTTTCAGATTTTAAGGGAAAACTTGTTTATATGGATATCTGGGCAACATGGTGCGGACCGTGCGTGGAAGAGATTCCTAATATGGAAAAATTGTACCAATATTATAAAAATGATCCAAGAATCCTGTTAGTGAGTGTATCCGTGGATAGTAAAAAGAACCTTTGGGAGAAAAAATTGAATGAAGACAAGCCTCAATGGCCTCAATATATCGTTGACGGAACTTTAAAAGATAAATTGTACAATGAATACATGATAACCGGAATCCCTCGTTTTATGATGTTTGATAGTGAAGGTAAAATTATCACAATCAATGCACTGAGACCTTCTAACAGTAAGTTGATTCCGTTTATAGAGGAACAATTGGCTAAACCGAAAGAGATGAAAGGCCCCGGTGGTATGAAAATGATTAAACTAAAGTAA
- a CDS encoding bifunctional 3-deoxy-7-phosphoheptulonate synthase/chorismate mutase type II: MTKALEIPSYSEWNLFTRQTRPLMIAGPCSAETEEQLFKTASLLKNNGIEVLRAGIWKPRTRPNCFEGVGVKGLPWLQNIQRELGMKISTEVANAHHVETALKYGMDMLWIGARSTANPFAVQEIADSLKGVDIPVLVKNPVNPDIELWIGAFERLYLCGITKLGAIHRGFSSYNSTRYRNMPQWQIPIELKRRIKNLPLFCDPSHISGHREYIQEISQKAMDLGFDGLIIESHVNPDCALSDASQQITPDQLNQILTHLVIREEHPNNSNNTLIMEELREKIDTLDNTIMEALTNRMKIIEEIGMYKKQNNITILQPDRWEKILTRVLEEARKNNLSEELVERVFKAIHQASIDRQTDIMNE; this comes from the coding sequence ATGACCAAAGCATTAGAGATACCATCTTATTCCGAGTGGAATTTGTTTACCCGACAAACACGTCCATTAATGATCGCAGGTCCTTGCAGTGCCGAAACTGAAGAGCAACTTTTTAAGACTGCAAGTTTATTGAAAAACAATGGAATAGAAGTTTTACGAGCCGGGATATGGAAACCTCGGACTCGTCCGAATTGCTTTGAAGGAGTTGGCGTGAAAGGATTGCCTTGGTTGCAAAATATCCAACGAGAGTTGGGAATGAAGATTTCCACGGAAGTCGCTAATGCTCATCACGTGGAAACCGCATTGAAATACGGGATGGATATGTTATGGATTGGCGCCCGCTCCACGGCAAATCCATTTGCCGTTCAAGAAATCGCAGACTCCCTGAAAGGAGTTGACATCCCGGTTCTCGTCAAGAATCCGGTAAATCCGGACATAGAATTATGGATTGGTGCTTTTGAACGCCTCTATTTGTGTGGTATTACAAAATTAGGCGCTATTCATCGCGGGTTTTCATCTTATAACAGTACCCGCTATCGTAATATGCCTCAATGGCAAATACCTATTGAATTAAAGCGACGCATTAAGAATTTACCGCTCTTTTGTGACCCCAGCCATATCAGTGGTCACCGGGAGTATATCCAAGAAATATCACAAAAAGCCATGGACTTGGGATTTGACGGATTAATTATCGAATCTCACGTGAATCCGGATTGTGCATTAAGTGATGCTTCTCAACAAATTACCCCCGATCAATTGAATCAAATTCTAACTCATCTAGTTATTCGGGAAGAACATCCAAACAATTCAAACAATACTTTAATCATGGAAGAACTCCGGGAAAAAATCGATACGCTGGACAACACGATCATGGAAGCTCTCACCAACCGGATGAAGATTATTGAAGAGATCGGGATGTATAAAAAACAAAACAACATTACCATTCTCCAACCGGACCGCTGGGAAAAAATATTGACCCGAGTTCTCGAAGAAGCTCGCAAGAATAACTTGAGTGAAGAACTCGTGGAGCGGGTGTTCAAGGCCATACACCAAGCCTCTATCGACCGACAGACGGACATTATGAATGAATAA